A genomic stretch from Corynebacterium sp. 21KM1197 includes:
- the gcvT gene encoding glycine cleavage system aminomethyltransferase GcvT has product MSNSDSLRHSPLHAEHEALGASFTSFGDWSMPLKYGKELDEHRAVRTSAGLFDLSHMGEVRVTGPQAAEFLDYALVSHLSALAVGRAKYSMIVRPDGGILDDLITYRLRDDEFLVVPNASNTTTVVTALRERAEGFDVTLADESTQTALIAVQGPRAQEIVLDLLSPEDHEALRSLKYYAAFSATVAGIPDVLVARTGYTGEDGFELFTPNATASALWEAAFRAGQPHEIRPSGLAARDSLRLEAAMPLYGNELSVDITPIDAGLGVLVSKKKEGDFVGRAALSAVEQPSRLLVGLVSEGKRAARAGAPVLSPEGTEIGTVTSGQPSPTLGYPIALAYVDRTLATPGTELTVDIRGKHYPFRVVETPFYRRSR; this is encoded by the coding sequence ATGTCTAATTCCGATTCGTTGCGTCACTCCCCGCTGCACGCCGAGCACGAGGCCCTGGGTGCCTCATTCACCTCCTTTGGGGACTGGTCCATGCCGCTGAAGTACGGCAAGGAACTAGACGAGCACCGCGCGGTGCGCACCAGCGCCGGGCTCTTTGATCTCTCCCACATGGGCGAGGTGCGCGTGACCGGCCCACAGGCGGCGGAGTTCCTGGATTACGCGCTGGTATCGCACCTTTCGGCGCTCGCCGTGGGGCGGGCAAAGTATTCCATGATCGTGCGCCCCGATGGCGGAATCCTCGATGACCTCATCACCTATCGCCTGCGCGATGATGAGTTCCTGGTGGTGCCCAACGCCTCCAACACCACCACGGTGGTGACCGCGCTGCGCGAGCGCGCCGAGGGCTTCGACGTCACCCTGGCCGACGAGTCCACGCAAACCGCTCTAATCGCCGTGCAGGGGCCGCGCGCCCAGGAGATCGTCCTGGATCTGCTCTCACCGGAGGATCATGAGGCGCTGCGCTCCCTGAAGTATTACGCGGCCTTCTCCGCCACGGTGGCGGGGATCCCGGACGTGCTCGTGGCCCGCACTGGCTACACGGGAGAGGACGGCTTCGAGCTTTTTACTCCCAACGCCACCGCCTCTGCCCTGTGGGAGGCCGCCTTCCGGGCGGGGCAGCCGCATGAGATCCGCCCCTCTGGCCTGGCCGCCCGCGATTCCCTCCGCCTAGAGGCCGCTATGCCCCTCTACGGCAACGAACTCTCCGTGGACATCACGCCTATCGACGCCGGTCTGGGCGTCCTGGTGTCGAAGAAAAAGGAGGGAGACTTCGTGGGGCGCGCGGCTCTCAGCGCCGTGGAGCAACCCTCCCGCCTCCTCGTGGGGTTAGTCTCCGAGGGCAAGCGCGCCGCGCGGGCGGGCGCCCCGGTGCTCTCCCCCGAGGGCACGGAGATCGGCACGGTCACCTCCGGCCAGCCCTCTCCCACCCTCGGATACCCCATCGCCCTAGCCTATGTGGATCGCACTCTGGCTACCCCCGGCACGGAACTCACCGTGGATATTCGCGGTAAGCACTACCCCTTCCGT